Genomic window (Chloroflexota bacterium):
TGACATTGTGGGTGTGCACATGCTCTCCGTTGCTAATCTGCTGAGTGGCCAGGCCGATTACCTCTCCGTACTTCAGGACTTTATCGCCCTTTTTGATATCAACAACGGCCAGCTTATGCCCGAACGGCACTGCCTGCTTGGCGGTCATTTCCCCGACTGGCCCCGACTTTGAGACCAGACTGATGGTTTCCCCGGCATCGATATCATTCAGGGCGGTGGCGGTATTATCATCGGGATTAATCCTCATCGCTCTTTTCATCGCGTCAGGTCCTCCAGTGATTCCTTTTTATCTTTTTATCAGCATCAAGTAACTATTACGTTTTGCGGGCGAATTTCTGGATCGCCCTCGGCCCTTTGTCAATTTTGAAGCCGGTGTAGGCAACCTCACCAACGTAGATACTGCCCTGTGAATCAACGGCAATAGCGTGCGGGGCGATGAATAAAGCTTTCTCCCGTTCCGTTCCTTCTGCTGCCCACTCGGACAGCAGCTTACCGTCGATGGTGCATACTCTGACACGGTCTGCCAGGTCAGAGATATACACGGTATCCTCATCATCGATGAATAGGTCGGTAGGGCGGAGCTGGTCGGTCCACATGTCGAGCAGTTTGCCTTCGCTATCGAATATCTGGAAGCGGCTGTTTTCCCGGTCGGGAATCCAGACCCGCTCCTGCCTGTCCACCCAGATGTTGTGTGGGAGGCGGAACTGGCTCGGGCCAGTGCCCGGTCCACCCCATGAGAACAGGTATTTGCCGTCGCCGGTGAATTTATGAACCTGGGCATTCCCGTAGCCATCGGCAATATAGATATTTCCCGAGGGGCCAACGGCGACTCCGGTGGGTCGGTTGAAAGGCCCGCCGCCTCTGGTGATGGTCACCAGACTGGCAAAGAAGTCAAACTCATTAATGTAGCCCGTGTCCGACGGTTTGTCCTCGGTGCCCAGAGTCATAAGCAGCTTACCGTCTGAAGTGAATTTACGTACGGTGTGATTGAAATCATCGGTGCAGTAAATATTTCCTTCAGAATCAATACAGCTGCCGTGCGCCCGCTTGAAGATTCCTTC
Coding sequences:
- a CDS encoding UxaA family hydrolase, translated to MKRAMRINPDDNTATALNDIDAGETISLVSKSGPVGEMTAKQAVPFGHKLAVVDIKKGDKVLKYGEVIGLATQQISNGEHVHTHNVISALLPGGKEVK
- a CDS encoding peptidyl-alpha-hydroxyglycine alpha-amidating lyase family protein; translation: MSFGSGKYTYELVDGWAKYPKDWSILDVGGITVDKQDRVYVFNRSAHPLMIFDREGNVQSTWGEGIFKRAHGSCIDSEGNIYCTDDFNHTVRKFTSDGKLLMTLGTEDKPSDTGYINEFDFFASLVTITRGGGPFNRPTGVAVGPSGNIYIADGYGNAQVHKFTGDGKYLFSWGGPGTGPSQFRLPHNIWVDRQERVWIPDRENSRFQIFDSEGKLLDMWTDQLRPTDLFIDDEDTVYISDLADRVRVCTIDGKLLSEWAAEGTEREKALFIAPHAIAVDSQGSIYVGEVAYTGFKIDKGPRAIQKFARKT